From one Nitrosopumilus sp. genomic stretch:
- a CDS encoding CDC48 family AAA ATPase, whose amino-acid sequence MSQSGLSLKVLEAYTRDVGRGVARIDYDSMDTLNASTGDVIEIKGKRRTVAKCLPLYPSDEGKGIIRIDGLGRNNSGIAIGDTISVRKIKAVAAEKIVVAPLEAIPPIDERYLADALESVPLIKGDNVMVPYFGGRLTFQVIGVTPAADAVLVTQKTVFHIAEKGETLRGVPQVTYEDIGGLTDEIKKVREMIELPLRHPEIFEKLGIEAPKGVLLYGPPGTGKTLLAKAVANESNAHFISISGPEIMSKFYGESEARLREIFKEAREKSPSIIFVDEIDSIAPKREEVTGEVERRVVSQMLSLMDGLEARGKVIVISATNRPNAIDPALRRPGRFDREIEIKVPDKKGRKDILAIHSRNMPLSDDVNIDKISAVSHGYVGADLEYLCKEAAMKCLRRLLPILNLEEEKIPPETLDKLIVNNDDFLKALIEVTPSGMREVFIENPDVKWDDVGGLEDVKRELQEAVEWPMKYPGLYDKLGHTMPRGILLHGPSGTGKTLLAKAVATQSEANFVSVRGPELLSKWVGESERGIREIFKRARQSAPCVIFFDEIDSIAPIRGAGGETAVTERVVSQLLTELDGMENMHGVIVLAATNRADMIDPALLRPGRFDKIIQIPLPDKESRKSILKINAAKIPIIDDASDPQHVDIEKIADLTDGLSGADTASIANTAVSLVIHEFLDSHPDEKDIEKTTIDAKVTMKHFEEAVKKVREQKDLKLGEKLVASYYR is encoded by the coding sequence ATGAGCCAAAGCGGTCTTTCTCTCAAAGTTCTCGAAGCATATACTAGAGATGTTGGGAGAGGCGTAGCAAGAATCGATTATGATTCTATGGATACTCTAAATGCCTCTACAGGCGATGTTATAGAAATAAAAGGTAAAAGAAGAACAGTTGCAAAATGCCTTCCGTTGTACCCATCTGATGAAGGAAAAGGAATTATTAGAATTGATGGACTAGGTAGAAATAATTCAGGAATTGCAATTGGAGACACAATTTCGGTTAGAAAAATAAAAGCAGTGGCTGCAGAAAAAATAGTAGTTGCTCCATTAGAAGCAATTCCTCCAATTGATGAAAGATATCTTGCAGATGCACTAGAGAGTGTTCCATTGATTAAGGGTGATAATGTAATGGTTCCATATTTTGGTGGACGTTTAACTTTTCAAGTTATTGGAGTTACCCCTGCAGCTGATGCAGTTTTGGTTACTCAAAAAACTGTTTTCCATATTGCAGAAAAAGGAGAGACACTACGTGGAGTTCCACAGGTAACCTATGAAGATATTGGCGGTTTAACAGATGAGATTAAAAAAGTCAGAGAAATGATAGAGCTTCCATTAAGACATCCTGAAATTTTTGAAAAGTTGGGAATTGAAGCACCAAAAGGTGTATTGCTATATGGTCCACCAGGAACAGGTAAGACATTACTTGCAAAAGCAGTAGCAAATGAAAGTAATGCACATTTTATCAGTATTTCAGGTCCAGAAATCATGAGCAAGTTTTACGGAGAGAGTGAAGCTAGACTAAGAGAAATTTTCAAAGAGGCAAGAGAGAAATCTCCATCAATTATCTTTGTTGATGAAATAGATTCCATTGCACCAAAAAGAGAAGAAGTTACTGGAGAAGTTGAAAGAAGAGTAGTTTCTCAAATGTTATCATTAATGGACGGTCTAGAAGCTAGAGGAAAAGTAATTGTAATTTCTGCAACAAATAGACCAAATGCAATTGATCCTGCACTTAGAAGACCGGGAAGATTTGACAGAGAAATCGAGATTAAAGTTCCAGACAAAAAAGGAAGAAAAGACATTCTTGCAATTCACAGTAGAAACATGCCACTATCAGACGATGTCAATATAGATAAGATCTCAGCAGTAAGTCACGGCTATGTTGGTGCAGACTTGGAATATCTATGTAAAGAGGCTGCAATGAAATGTTTGAGAAGATTACTGCCTATTCTTAATTTAGAAGAAGAAAAAATTCCTCCAGAAACTTTGGATAAATTAATTGTGAACAATGATGACTTCCTCAAAGCTTTGATTGAAGTAACACCATCTGGTATGAGAGAAGTTTTCATAGAGAATCCAGATGTAAAATGGGACGATGTTGGAGGATTGGAAGATGTCAAACGTGAGCTGCAAGAAGCTGTAGAGTGGCCAATGAAATATCCTGGTCTTTATGATAAATTAGGACATACTATGCCAAGAGGAATCTTGCTTCATGGTCCAAGCGGAACAGGCAAGACATTACTTGCAAAAGCAGTAGCTACACAAAGTGAGGCAAACTTTGTTTCAGTCAGAGGTCCCGAACTGCTATCAAAATGGGTAGGAGAATCAGAAAGAGGAATCAGAGAGATCTTCAAAAGAGCACGTCAGTCTGCTCCATGTGTCATATTCTTTGACGAAATAGATTCTATTGCACCAATCAGAGGCGCAGGTGGAGAAACAGCAGTTACTGAAAGAGTTGTCAGTCAATTACTTACTGAATTAGACGGAATGGAAAATATGCACGGCGTTATTGTATTAGCGGCAACAAATAGAGCAGACATGATAGATCCGGCATTACTAAGACCAGGAAGATTTGATAAAATTATCCAGATTCCACTTCCAGATAAAGAAAGTAGAAAGAGCATCTTGAAAATTAATGCAGCAAAAATTCCAATAATTGACGATGCAAGCGATCCTCAGCATGTAGATATTGAGAAAATTGCCGATCTAACTGATGGACTCAGCGGTGCAGATACAGCATCCATTGCAAATACTGCAGTATCTCTTGTTATTCACGAATTTTTAGATTCACATCCAGATGAAAAAGACATTGAGAAAACTACCATTGATGCAAAGGTAACTATGAAGCACTTTGAAGAAGCAGTAAAAAAAGTCAGAGAGCAAAAAGATCTAAAGTTAGGCGAAAAACTAGTGGCATCCTATTACAGGTAG